A region of Micromonospora sp. WMMD882 DNA encodes the following proteins:
- the pstS gene encoding phosphate ABC transporter substrate-binding protein PstS: MNRNVLSRRVLAGVALAALALTGCGSSDNDGDTPAAGDSAGSEFASLSGELKASGASFPDAYYQEVITSLQDVAPDLTVNYNATGSGTGKKQFGQGLVDFAGSDSLVKESDGVAADSFLYVPTVAAPITVSYNLQGVDKLQLSPETLAKIFQTDIKTWNDPAIAADNPGVTLPGTAIVVAHRSDGSGTTNNFTKYLDSAANGTWKLGSGDTVAWPASTQGGEKNSGVAQIVKQSNGAIGYVDLSDAKATQLKFAAIKNKDGQFVEPSLEGTTAGLEGAEIKEDLSYNPLNAAGAAAYPITAPTYLLVKTKYDDPKKAELVKGFVKYVLTDGQELAKDVDFAPLPASLKDKALAQLDKIQG; the protein is encoded by the coding sequence GTGAACCGCAATGTGCTCTCGCGGCGCGTTCTTGCCGGCGTCGCGCTCGCCGCGCTCGCTCTCACCGGCTGTGGCTCCAGCGACAACGACGGCGACACCCCGGCTGCCGGCGACAGCGCCGGCTCCGAGTTCGCGAGCCTTTCCGGTGAGCTGAAGGCCTCGGGCGCCAGCTTCCCGGACGCCTACTACCAGGAGGTCATCACCTCCTTGCAGGACGTCGCTCCGGACCTCACGGTGAACTACAACGCGACCGGCTCGGGCACCGGCAAGAAGCAGTTCGGCCAGGGTCTGGTCGACTTCGCCGGCAGCGACAGCCTGGTCAAGGAGAGCGACGGCGTGGCCGCCGACTCCTTCCTCTACGTGCCGACCGTCGCGGCCCCGATCACCGTCAGCTACAACCTCCAGGGCGTGGACAAGCTCCAGCTCAGCCCGGAGACGCTGGCGAAGATCTTCCAGACCGACATCAAGACCTGGAACGACCCGGCCATCGCCGCCGACAACCCGGGCGTGACCCTGCCGGGCACCGCGATCGTCGTGGCGCACCGCTCGGACGGCTCGGGCACCACCAACAACTTCACCAAGTACCTCGACAGCGCCGCCAACGGCACCTGGAAGCTCGGCAGCGGTGACACCGTGGCCTGGCCGGCGTCCACCCAGGGCGGCGAGAAGAACAGCGGCGTGGCCCAGATCGTCAAGCAGTCCAACGGCGCGATCGGCTACGTGGACCTGAGCGACGCCAAGGCCACCCAGCTCAAGTTCGCCGCGATCAAGAACAAGGACGGCCAGTTCGTCGAGCCGTCGCTGGAGGGCACCACCGCCGGCCTGGAGGGCGCGGAGATCAAGGAGGACCTGAGCTACAACCCGCTCAACGCCGCCGGGGCCGCCGCCTACCCGATCACCGCGCCGACCTACCTCCTGGTCAAGACCAAGTACGACGACCCGAAGAAGGCCGAGCTGGTCAAGGGCTTCGTGAAGTACGTCCTCACCGACGGCCAGGAGCTGGCCAAGGACGTGGACTTCGCGCCGCTGCCCGCCTCGCTCAAGGACAAGGCCCTCGCCCAGCTCGACAAGATCCAGGGCTGA
- the pstC gene encoding phosphate ABC transporter permease subunit PstC, giving the protein MTITENKPETRPTLAPQRGGLLADRAFSWWTLGAGLLVLAILALILITTVREAWPAFAEMGFRYVTERTWDPNPAAGDAVFGALPFMYGTAVSSLIALVIAVPVSIAIALFITELAHRRLRGSAVTVIDLLAAVPSVVFGLWGILVLAPRLDPFYRSVHDLFAGVPVLGSVFGPSGGGRNFMTAGLILAIMVTPIITSICREVFGTVPQADKDAALALGATRWEMIRGAVFPHSFGGIVGAVMLGLGRAMGETIAVALVIGGATNITSNLFAPGNTMAAVIVQQFGESTGTFTAALIGLGVVLFAMTVLINLTAQAIVRRAEARMRGGVA; this is encoded by the coding sequence GTGACCATCACAGAGAACAAACCCGAAACCCGGCCGACCCTCGCGCCACAGCGGGGCGGCCTGCTCGCCGATCGCGCCTTCTCGTGGTGGACGCTCGGCGCCGGCCTGCTCGTCCTCGCCATCCTCGCGCTCATCCTGATCACCACCGTCCGGGAAGCCTGGCCGGCGTTCGCCGAGATGGGCTTCCGGTACGTCACCGAGCGCACCTGGGATCCGAACCCGGCCGCCGGTGACGCCGTCTTCGGCGCGCTGCCGTTCATGTACGGCACCGCCGTCTCCTCGCTGATCGCGCTGGTCATCGCGGTGCCGGTGTCCATCGCGATCGCCCTGTTCATCACCGAGCTGGCGCACCGCCGGCTGCGCGGCAGCGCGGTCACCGTCATCGACCTGCTGGCCGCCGTACCGTCGGTGGTCTTCGGTCTGTGGGGCATCCTGGTGCTGGCGCCCAGGCTGGACCCGTTCTACCGGTCGGTGCACGACCTGTTCGCCGGGGTGCCGGTGCTCGGCAGCGTCTTCGGCCCGTCCGGTGGCGGCCGGAACTTCATGACCGCCGGCCTGATCCTGGCCATCATGGTCACGCCGATCATCACCTCGATCTGCCGGGAGGTCTTCGGCACCGTCCCGCAGGCCGACAAGGACGCCGCGTTGGCGCTCGGCGCGACCCGCTGGGAGATGATCCGGGGCGCGGTCTTCCCGCACAGCTTCGGCGGCATCGTCGGCGCGGTGATGCTCGGCCTGGGTCGGGCGATGGGCGAGACCATCGCGGTGGCGCTGGTCATCGGCGGGGCCACCAACATCACCTCGAACCTGTTCGCGCCGGGCAACACCATGGCCGCCGTGATCGTGCAGCAGTTCGGCGAGTCCACCGGCACCTTCACCGCCGCCCTGATCGGCCTCGGTGTCGTCCTCTTCGCCATGACCGTGCTGATCAACCTCACCGCCCAGGCGATCGTCCGCCGGGCCGAGGCCCGGATGAGGGGAGGCGTGGCGTGA
- the pstA gene encoding phosphate ABC transporter permease PstA, which yields MTVTAETGAGVRTPVRPDLTGRALSARRRIVNHLATGGIYLAVLLAVVPLGLVTWTVFSRGAGVMSLDFLTEAIPNSYRREGPGMGPAIVGTLIITGMASLMAIPLGVFGAIYLNEYGKQKPLARVIRIMADVMTGVPSIVMGLFIYIGWVLWVGEFSGFAGSLALACLMLPVVIRSSEEMLRLVPDELRQASLALGARKWRTILTVVLPAAISGITSGSLLAVARAAGETAPIIIVTGITFATNPSLFEGSNTALPAQIFRNASQPFVGSQDRAWGAALTLIVIVVLFTIVARIIANRFAIKER from the coding sequence GTGACCGTCACCGCCGAGACCGGGGCCGGCGTCCGTACGCCGGTCCGGCCCGACCTGACCGGCCGGGCCCTGTCGGCGCGCCGCCGGATCGTCAACCACCTGGCCACCGGGGGCATCTACCTGGCCGTGCTGCTCGCGGTGGTGCCGCTCGGCCTGGTCACCTGGACGGTGTTCAGCCGGGGCGCCGGGGTGATGAGCCTCGACTTCCTCACCGAGGCCATCCCGAACTCGTACCGCCGGGAGGGCCCCGGCATGGGGCCGGCGATCGTCGGGACCCTGATCATCACCGGTATGGCGTCGTTGATGGCGATCCCGCTCGGCGTCTTCGGCGCGATCTACCTCAACGAGTACGGCAAGCAGAAGCCCCTGGCCCGGGTCATCCGGATCATGGCGGACGTGATGACCGGCGTCCCGTCGATCGTGATGGGCCTGTTCATCTACATCGGCTGGGTGCTCTGGGTGGGCGAGTTCTCCGGCTTCGCCGGCTCGCTCGCGCTGGCCTGCCTGATGCTCCCGGTGGTGATCCGCAGCAGCGAGGAGATGCTCCGGCTGGTCCCCGACGAGCTGCGCCAGGCGAGTCTGGCCCTCGGCGCGCGGAAGTGGCGGACCATCCTCACCGTCGTGCTGCCCGCCGCCATCTCCGGCATCACCAGCGGCTCGCTGCTGGCGGTGGCCCGGGCGGCCGGTGAGACCGCGCCGATCATCATCGTCACCGGCATCACCTTCGCGACCAACCCGAGCCTCTTCGAGGGGTCGAACACCGCGCTGCCCGCGCAGATCTTCCGCAACGCCAGCCAGCCGTTCGTCGGCTCCCAGGACCGGGCCTGGGGCGCCGCCCTCACCCTGATCGTGATCGTCGTCCTGTTCACGATCGTCGCCCGCATCATCGCGAACCGCTTCGCCATCAAGGAGCGCTGA
- the pstB gene encoding phosphate ABC transporter ATP-binding protein PstB — MDLKNVSVYYGDYEAVRDTTIPIRQNQITAMIGPSGCGKSTILRSLNRMNDLIPGARVAGSVTYHGQDIYARDVDPIQVRRRIGMVFQKPNPFPKSIYDNVAYGLRINGIKGKLDDQVEEALTGAALWDEVKDKLRKSGLALSGGQQQRLCIARTIAVKPDVILMDEPCSALDPIATSKIEDLMYELSKSYTIVIVTHNMQQAARVSHYTAFFTAEVDADQVRHGRLVEFDQTAKLFTNPGDKRTEDYITGRFG; from the coding sequence ATGGACCTGAAGAACGTCAGCGTCTACTACGGCGACTACGAGGCGGTCCGGGACACCACCATCCCGATCCGGCAGAACCAGATCACCGCCATGATCGGCCCGTCCGGCTGCGGCAAGTCGACCATCCTGCGCTCGCTGAACCGGATGAACGACCTGATCCCCGGCGCCCGGGTGGCCGGCTCGGTCACCTACCACGGGCAGGACATCTACGCCAGGGACGTCGACCCGATCCAGGTCCGGCGGCGGATCGGCATGGTCTTCCAGAAGCCCAACCCGTTCCCCAAGTCGATCTACGACAACGTCGCCTACGGGCTGCGGATCAACGGGATCAAGGGCAAGCTCGACGACCAGGTCGAGGAGGCGCTGACCGGGGCGGCGCTCTGGGACGAGGTCAAGGACAAGCTCCGCAAGAGCGGGCTGGCCCTCTCCGGCGGCCAGCAGCAGCGGCTCTGCATCGCCCGGACGATCGCCGTCAAGCCGGACGTGATCCTGATGGACGAGCCCTGCTCGGCCCTCGACCCGATCGCCACCAGCAAGATCGAAGACCTGATGTACGAGCTGTCGAAGTCGTACACCATCGTGATCGTCACGCACAACATGCAGCAGGCGGCCCGGGTCAGCCACTACACCGCGTTCTTCACCGCCGAGGTGGACGCCGACCAGGTGCGGCACGGCCGGCTGGTGGAGTTCGACCAGACCGCCAAGCTGTTCACCAACCCGGGCGACAAGCGCACCGAGGACTACATCACCGGCCGCTTCGGCTGA
- the mshD gene encoding mycothiol synthase, giving the protein MTGGGVTVGRVLRQDRLTPGAAADVLTLARAAGDADGADPLDESVLLRLREPTSAAAHHSVRTPEGRLVGYARLDLADPTGAADLDLVVHPAHRRAGLGRALAVAALTGASPESVVRAWAHGDHPAAAALAVDLGFGRARVLWQLRRPLTDLPAVPRPPDGVTLRAFRPGADDDAWLALNARAFADHPEQGRWRLADLRARLAEPWFDPAGFLLAVEGATGRLLGFHWTKVHERPGSAPIGEVYVLGVDPSAHGGGLGRTLTAAGLAYLRERRGLGRVMLYVDESNAAAMALYRRAGFAQWCAHVNYRRG; this is encoded by the coding sequence GTGACCGGTGGCGGAGTGACGGTGGGGCGGGTTCTCCGGCAGGACCGGCTGACCCCCGGGGCGGCAGCCGACGTGCTGACGTTGGCGCGGGCCGCCGGGGACGCCGACGGGGCGGACCCGCTGGACGAGTCGGTGCTGCTGCGGCTGCGGGAGCCGACGTCCGCCGCCGCGCACCACAGCGTCCGTACGCCGGAAGGTCGGCTCGTCGGGTACGCGCGCCTCGACCTGGCCGACCCGACCGGGGCGGCCGACCTGGACCTGGTCGTGCACCCGGCCCACCGCCGGGCCGGCCTGGGCCGGGCCCTGGCCGTCGCCGCCCTGACCGGGGCGTCCCCGGAGTCCGTGGTCCGGGCCTGGGCGCACGGTGACCACCCGGCTGCCGCCGCCCTCGCCGTCGACCTCGGTTTCGGCCGGGCCCGGGTGCTGTGGCAGCTCCGTCGCCCGCTCACCGACCTGCCGGCCGTGCCGCGCCCGCCCGACGGGGTGACCCTGCGCGCCTTCCGGCCCGGCGCGGACGACGACGCCTGGCTGGCGCTCAACGCGCGGGCCTTCGCCGACCACCCCGAGCAGGGTCGCTGGCGCCTGGCCGACCTGCGGGCGCGGCTGGCCGAGCCGTGGTTCGACCCGGCCGGGTTCCTGCTCGCCGTGGAGGGGGCCACCGGTCGCCTGCTCGGCTTCCACTGGACGAAGGTCCACGAGCGGCCGGGGTCGGCCCCGATCGGCGAGGTGTACGTGCTCGGGGTGGACCCGTCGGCGCACGGCGGCGGGCTGGGCCGGACGCTGACCGCCGCCGGGTTGGCGTACCTGCGGGAGCGTCGGGGCCTGGGCCGGGTGATGCTCTACGTCGACGAGTCGAACGCGGCGGCGATGGCCCTCTACCGGCGGGCCGGCTTCGCGCAGTGGTGCGCCCACGTCAACTACCGCCGGGGCTGA
- a CDS encoding polysaccharide deacetylase family protein — MSTAAPPRALVIVVVVLAALLGTGYAVGRNLTSGGDPYAYPVPDPSAPLTAEQPSATGVPPEQPPPSPPAGWRLDGPTGGGPFGARDTTGTADVALTFDDGPDPRYTPQALTALRAYGVTATFCLVGENVQAYPDLVRAIVAEGHTLCNHSWSHDVRLGARSRHVIQADLLRTNQVIRAAVPGARIAYFRQPGGAWTYPVVSVASELGMMPLHWTVDPGDWQLPGASSIVATVTAGVGPGSIVLLHDAGGDRQGTVDSLYRILPNLTSRFRVTALPSEL, encoded by the coding sequence ATGTCCACCGCCGCGCCACCCCGGGCCCTGGTGATCGTCGTGGTGGTGCTCGCCGCGCTGCTCGGCACCGGGTACGCGGTCGGACGCAACCTGACCAGCGGCGGCGACCCGTACGCCTATCCCGTGCCCGACCCGTCCGCGCCGCTGACCGCCGAGCAGCCCTCGGCCACCGGCGTGCCGCCGGAGCAGCCGCCCCCGTCCCCGCCGGCGGGGTGGCGGCTGGACGGTCCGACCGGGGGCGGCCCGTTCGGCGCCCGGGACACCACCGGCACGGCCGACGTGGCGCTCACCTTCGACGACGGACCCGACCCGCGCTACACGCCGCAGGCGCTGACGGCGCTGCGCGCGTACGGGGTGACGGCGACCTTCTGCCTGGTCGGCGAGAACGTACAGGCATACCCCGACCTGGTCCGGGCGATCGTCGCCGAGGGACACACCCTGTGCAACCACTCGTGGAGCCACGACGTGCGCTTGGGCGCCCGCTCCCGCCACGTCATCCAGGCGGACCTGCTGCGCACCAACCAGGTGATCCGGGCCGCCGTGCCGGGCGCGCGGATCGCCTACTTCCGGCAGCCGGGGGGCGCGTGGACGTACCCGGTGGTCTCGGTGGCCAGCGAGCTCGGCATGATGCCGCTGCACTGGACGGTGGACCCGGGCGACTGGCAACTGCCGGGGGCGAGCAGCATCGTCGCCACGGTCACCGCGGGTGTCGGGCCCGGCTCGATCGTGCTGCTGCACGACGCGGGCGGCGACCGGCAGGGCACGGTGGACTCCCTCTACCGCATCCTGCCCAACCTGACCAGCCGCTTCCGGGTGACCGCCCTGCCGAGCGAGCTGTGA
- a CDS encoding response regulator transcription factor: MEILLLVTARAGEPSAVLPALDLLPHSVRTAPRDVRTLVAGPSPDAVLVDARSELSEARATCRMLHATGLGVPLVAVVTEAGLIALNADWGVDDVILASAGPAEVEARLRLVVGRLSNATAGTGGSIRAGELTIDPDTYAARLKGRPLDLTYKEFELLKFLAQHPGRVFTRDQLLREVWGYDYFGGTRTVDVHVRRLRAKLGSEYESMIGTVRQVGYKFVVPPSRSLPDAEHAPLPV, encoded by the coding sequence GTGGAGATCCTGCTGTTGGTGACCGCGCGGGCCGGCGAACCATCCGCCGTGCTGCCGGCGCTCGACCTGTTGCCCCATTCGGTCCGCACCGCGCCACGTGACGTGCGCACCCTGGTCGCCGGCCCCAGCCCGGACGCCGTCCTGGTCGACGCCCGGTCTGAGCTCAGCGAGGCGCGGGCGACCTGCCGGATGCTGCACGCCACCGGCCTGGGCGTGCCGCTGGTCGCGGTGGTCACCGAGGCCGGGCTGATCGCGCTCAACGCCGACTGGGGGGTCGACGACGTCATCCTCGCCAGCGCCGGCCCGGCCGAGGTGGAGGCCCGGCTGCGGCTGGTGGTGGGCCGGTTGAGCAACGCGACCGCCGGCACCGGCGGCTCGATCCGGGCCGGCGAGCTGACCATCGACCCGGACACCTACGCCGCCCGCCTCAAGGGCCGCCCGCTCGACCTCACCTACAAGGAGTTCGAGCTGCTGAAGTTCCTGGCCCAGCACCCGGGCCGGGTGTTCACCCGGGACCAGCTCCTCCGCGAGGTGTGGGGGTACGACTACTTCGGCGGCACCCGGACGGTCGACGTGCACGTACGGCGGCTGCGCGCCAAGCTCGGCTCGGAGTACGAGTCGATGATCGGCACCGTCCGCCAGGTGGGTTACAAGTTCGTCGTGCCGCCGTCGCGTTCGCTGCCGGACGCCGAGCACGCCCCGCTGCCGGTCTGA
- a CDS encoding DUF2993 domain-containing protein, whose translation MTEAAYDERPRRRGRKVLVGLLVLLLVLAGLLVLADRIATGVAERAIADQVSQELNRQDASASPPSVDIGGFPFLTQVAAGRYERITIGLSDVTGTVDGNSVTLPTLDVDARDVTASLDTIRSGQGDVTAARVDGTGTISYASLAAYLDRPGLTLAERDGKLAVTAPVDIFGQQLTVSGVAEITVDEQGKVSLGFSDLDAEGLPNLPAARALLNNYAQGISIDVPLPELPFQMTVRGVTPLPEGLQVSADARDVPINALG comes from the coding sequence GTGACCGAGGCGGCGTACGACGAACGGCCCCGGCGACGCGGGCGCAAGGTCCTCGTCGGCCTGCTCGTCCTGCTGCTGGTCCTGGCCGGCCTGCTGGTGCTGGCCGACCGGATCGCCACCGGGGTGGCCGAACGCGCCATCGCCGACCAGGTGAGCCAGGAGCTGAACCGGCAGGACGCCAGCGCCTCCCCGCCGAGCGTCGACATCGGCGGATTCCCGTTCCTCACCCAGGTCGCCGCCGGAAGGTACGAGCGGATCACGATCGGGCTGAGCGACGTCACCGGCACCGTCGACGGCAACTCCGTCACCCTGCCCACCCTCGACGTGGACGCCCGCGACGTCACCGCGTCGTTGGACACCATCCGCTCCGGCCAGGGCGACGTCACGGCGGCCCGGGTCGACGGCACCGGCACGATCAGCTACGCCAGCCTCGCCGCCTACCTGGACCGGCCCGGCCTCACCCTCGCCGAGCGGGACGGCAAACTCGCGGTCACCGCCCCGGTGGACATCTTCGGCCAGCAGCTCACCGTCAGCGGCGTCGCCGAGATCACCGTCGACGAGCAGGGCAAGGTCAGCCTCGGCTTCAGCGACCTGGACGCCGAGGGCCTGCCGAACCTGCCGGCCGCCCGGGCGCTGCTCAACAACTACGCGCAGGGCATCTCGATCGACGTGCCGCTGCCGGAGCTGCCGTTCCAGATGACCGTGCGCGGGGTCACCCCGCTGCCCGAGGGTCTCCAGGTCAGCGCCGACGCCCGCGACGTACCCATCAACGCCCTGGGCTGA
- a CDS encoding sulfurtransferase, which translates to MSRDTALVSAEWAEKNLDAPGVVFVEVDEDTAAYDTGHIAGAIKLDWKTDLQDPIRRDFVNKEQFQALLSERGIGNDDTVILYGGNNNWFAAYAYWYFKLYGHRDVKLLDGGRKKWELDARPLVKDAVTRPATQYVAQEPDTSIRAFRDEIVPAIGSKNLVDVRSPDEYAGRLLAPAHLPQEQAQRAGHIPTAISVPWSKTANEDGTFKSDDELRRIYADAGLDDGKETIAYCRIGERSSHSWFVLQELLGHQNVKNYDGSWTEYGSLVGVPVALGDEPGKA; encoded by the coding sequence ATGAGTCGCGACACCGCACTCGTCTCGGCCGAGTGGGCCGAGAAGAACCTCGACGCCCCGGGCGTCGTCTTCGTCGAGGTCGACGAGGACACCGCCGCCTACGACACCGGCCACATCGCCGGCGCGATCAAGCTCGACTGGAAGACCGACCTCCAGGACCCGATCCGCCGGGACTTCGTCAACAAGGAGCAGTTCCAGGCGCTGCTGTCCGAGCGGGGCATCGGCAACGACGACACCGTCATCCTGTACGGCGGCAACAACAACTGGTTCGCCGCGTACGCGTACTGGTACTTCAAGCTCTACGGCCACCGCGACGTCAAGCTGCTCGACGGCGGTCGCAAGAAGTGGGAGCTGGACGCCCGCCCGCTGGTGAAGGACGCGGTGACCCGCCCGGCCACGCAGTACGTCGCGCAGGAGCCGGACACCTCGATCCGCGCCTTCCGCGACGAGATCGTCCCCGCCATCGGCAGCAAGAACCTGGTCGACGTGCGCAGCCCCGACGAGTACGCCGGTCGGCTGCTCGCCCCCGCCCACCTGCCGCAGGAGCAGGCGCAGCGGGCCGGGCACATCCCCACCGCGATCAGCGTCCCGTGGTCCAAGACCGCCAACGAGGACGGCACGTTCAAGTCCGACGACGAGCTGCGCAGGATCTACGCCGACGCCGGGCTGGACGACGGCAAGGAGACCATCGCCTACTGCCGGATCGGCGAGCGCTCCTCGCACTCCTGGTTCGTGCTCCAGGAGCTGCTCGGCCACCAGAACGTGAAGAACTACGACGGATCCTGGACCGAGTACGGCTCGCTGGTCGGCGTGCCGGTGGCGCTCGGCGACGAGCCGGGGAAGGCGTGA
- a CDS encoding DUF1416 domain-containing protein, whose translation MTAPTAAGCAAPDQAAPLPASLDLEKETVITGLVTAASGEVVPGAYVRLLDSTGEFTAEVVTSPAGQFRFFAAPGNWTLRALSRHGNGDASVSATRGINEVTVTVA comes from the coding sequence ATGACCGCACCCACCGCTGCCGGCTGCGCCGCGCCGGACCAGGCCGCGCCGCTGCCCGCGAGTCTCGACCTGGAGAAGGAAACAGTCATCACCGGGCTGGTCACGGCCGCCTCCGGCGAGGTCGTGCCCGGCGCGTACGTCCGGCTGCTCGACTCGACCGGCGAGTTCACCGCCGAGGTGGTCACCTCGCCGGCCGGCCAGTTCCGGTTCTTCGCCGCCCCGGGCAACTGGACCCTGCGCGCCCTCTCCCGCCACGGCAACGGCGACGCCAGCGTCTCCGCCACCCGCGGCATCAACGAGGTCACCGTCACCGTCGCCTGA
- a CDS encoding DivIVA domain-containing protein codes for MRQPEQARPVGTGNSAGRHYRAAAYWPLCAERVRERRFSLVRRGADPGEVSVFLHRVADDLTALRAELDRAREENARLKRTLRDWQSRFAPRVCR; via the coding sequence GTGCGTCAGCCCGAGCAGGCGCGGCCGGTCGGGACGGGTAACAGCGCTGGGCGGCACTACCGGGCTGCGGCGTACTGGCCGTTGTGCGCGGAGCGGGTGCGTGAGCGGCGGTTCTCGCTGGTGCGGCGGGGCGCGGACCCGGGCGAGGTGAGCGTGTTCCTGCACCGGGTGGCCGACGACCTGACCGCCCTGCGCGCCGAGCTGGACCGGGCCCGGGAGGAGAACGCCCGACTCAAGCGGACCCTGCGGGACTGGCAGTCCCGCTTCGCCCCTCGGGTGTGCCGGTGA
- a CDS encoding winged helix-turn-helix domain-containing protein, which translates to MPALPDYFKIANEIMSDVSSGRMRPGAKLPSIAELCEKHSVSASTIRLVFVRLEALEVIDRHQGKGVFVTHPDTWMRKP; encoded by the coding sequence ATGCCTGCATTGCCGGATTACTTCAAGATCGCCAACGAGATCATGTCCGACGTGAGTAGCGGTCGGATGAGACCGGGGGCCAAGCTGCCGTCCATCGCCGAGCTGTGCGAGAAGCACAGTGTGAGCGCATCGACCATCAGGCTTGTCTTCGTGCGTCTGGAAGCCTTGGAAGTCATCGATCGCCATCAGGGCAAGGGCGTCTTCGTCACGCACCCCGACACCTGGATGCGCAAACCCTGA